A genomic region of Alicyclobacillus sp. SO9 contains the following coding sequences:
- a CDS encoding SRPBCC domain-containing protein, translating to MVTGQWTLRAPKHSVWKLIVNPEHLVQNIPNVVSSDFESDRIFRFVVDVDTGLGFAQYRFNTVLDVIEPSESLVVRARGFSSQNVVEIEAKVTLTAVEEQETTVEYVIATKARGGLASVAQRTVSEVAVRHVTAWLKGALEVSSGSPV from the coding sequence ATGGTAACGGGTCAATGGACACTCAGGGCGCCGAAACACAGTGTTTGGAAGCTGATAGTGAATCCGGAGCATCTCGTACAGAATATTCCAAATGTCGTTAGCAGCGACTTCGAATCTGACCGGATTTTTAGGTTTGTTGTGGACGTAGATACGGGACTTGGTTTTGCGCAGTATCGATTTAATACTGTTCTTGATGTCATTGAGCCTAGTGAGTCCCTTGTTGTGAGAGCCCGAGGATTTAGTTCACAAAATGTCGTGGAAATTGAAGCTAAGGTTACATTGACAGCCGTAGAAGAACAAGAAACCACAGTAGAATATGTGATTGCGACGAAAGCCCGAGGAGGATTGGCAAGCGTAGCACAGCGCACGGTGAGCGAGGTTGCCGTTCGACATGTGACTGCATGGTTGAAAGGTGCGCTAGAGGTCAGTTCTGGGTCACCCGTGTAG
- a CDS encoding DUF4437 domain-containing protein — MGKEIDEVLIHSDEMGWREKSIPGLSEKMLWRDEDTGASIALIRFKKGVGIPSKHVHASNQFMYLLSGAYAYTESGILLQPNSFYWNPKGNVHGPTEAVEDTIFLEIFDGPHYPQRPDFYTDDKDAR; from the coding sequence ATGGGAAAGGAGATTGATGAAGTACTAATCCACAGCGATGAAATGGGCTGGCGCGAAAAATCGATTCCAGGTCTATCCGAAAAAATGTTATGGAGGGATGAGGACACAGGAGCATCAATTGCCCTCATTAGATTTAAGAAGGGCGTTGGTATTCCTTCAAAACACGTTCACGCGTCAAACCAGTTTATGTATTTGTTATCGGGAGCCTACGCCTACACTGAAAGCGGAATTCTGTTGCAGCCAAACTCATTTTATTGGAATCCGAAGGGCAATGTGCATGGCCCCACTGAGGCTGTTGAAGACACGATATTCCTTGAAATATTTGACGGCCCGCATTATCCTCAGCGTCCCGATTTTTATACAGACGACAAGGACGCACGCTAA
- a CDS encoding MFS transporter has product MRWPFADPGPILGPVLGGVILNYLQWRWIFYVNIPICFVAVILAVWGLPKDGAPNPSQKLDLVGLTLLSPAIVLMVYGLTKVSSNHGFFHSSVIVPMVIGLFLLTVFCLYVLRKAHHPVIDIRIFKSLPFTASSGLLFLAGLSSYGGMLLLPLYYQQVRGDSVLASGLLLIPQGVGMLLTRSLAGRLTDTIGSRWVVLTGTLLTLLGTLPFALCGPHINEVLLAVALVVRGPGLGGVLLPVMAAAYTGLSKEQIPHASSATRILQQIGGAFGASVLAVILQNQIAGQSVINVAASVISV; this is encoded by the coding sequence ATGAGATGGCCATTTGCAGACCCTGGCCCGATTCTTGGCCCCGTGTTAGGCGGCGTGATTCTGAATTATCTTCAATGGCGCTGGATCTTCTATGTCAATATCCCCATCTGTTTCGTTGCCGTCATCCTGGCCGTGTGGGGTTTGCCAAAAGACGGTGCCCCAAACCCGTCACAAAAGCTCGATCTCGTTGGTTTAACCCTGCTATCCCCGGCCATCGTGCTGATGGTCTACGGGCTTACGAAGGTCAGTTCAAATCACGGGTTCTTTCACAGTTCCGTCATCGTCCCGATGGTTATTGGACTCTTCCTGCTCACGGTCTTCTGTCTCTATGTTTTAAGAAAAGCTCATCATCCAGTCATAGATATCCGGATTTTTAAGAGCCTCCCCTTTACCGCATCCTCTGGCCTCTTGTTTCTAGCAGGGCTGTCTTCCTATGGCGGCATGTTATTACTCCCACTGTATTATCAGCAGGTTCGCGGAGACAGCGTGCTCGCTTCCGGATTGTTATTGATTCCCCAAGGCGTCGGCATGCTCCTGACCCGTTCCTTGGCAGGAAGGCTTACAGACACCATCGGATCACGGTGGGTCGTCCTCACTGGAACCCTCCTCACCCTGCTCGGGACACTGCCCTTTGCCCTCTGCGGCCCTCACATCAACGAGGTGCTCCTGGCGGTTGCCCTCGTTGTCCGCGGTCCGGGACTTGGCGGCGTCCTGCTTCCCGTCATGGCAGCAGCGTACACCGGATTAAGTAAAGAACAGATTCCCCATGCCAGCAGCGCAACGCGAATTCTGCAGCAAATCGGCGGCGCCTTCGGGGCATCAGTACTGGCAGTCATCCTACAAAATCAAATAGCGGGACAATCTGTAATCAATGTCGCCGCTTCGGTAATATCGGTATGA
- a CDS encoding SDR family NAD(P)-dependent oxidoreductase: MNVNYDLSDEVLVITGGASGIGAGLAQAYAKVGGTAVVLDVNKDLLRAIGQVDTGSGSIQPIYCDVGNSAEVTDVFASIKTQYGRVDGLVLSAAIQPRSEVEHMSDEEWHRVIEVNLNSAMYCSRAVVPVMKEQRSGSIVTFSSGLASQGWATASAYATTKAGLITFARSLARELLSHRIRVNALAPGVTDSPLFTGPNTEEEQSFFRQKVGSVGTVEDVVKLLLFLVSDASSSLTGSLINREFIFPDS, from the coding sequence GTGAATGTGAATTATGATTTATCAGATGAAGTATTGGTGATTACGGGAGGAGCAAGCGGTATAGGTGCAGGGCTCGCGCAGGCCTACGCCAAAGTCGGCGGAACTGCTGTGGTCTTGGATGTCAACAAGGACCTGCTTCGAGCCATTGGGCAGGTTGATACCGGTAGCGGAAGTATCCAGCCGATTTATTGCGACGTTGGGAATTCTGCGGAGGTCACCGATGTCTTTGCTTCTATCAAGACACAATATGGCCGCGTTGACGGTCTGGTGCTAAGTGCCGCGATTCAACCGCGATCAGAAGTGGAACATATGTCGGATGAGGAATGGCACCGTGTAATTGAAGTAAATCTAAATAGTGCTATGTATTGCAGCCGAGCAGTAGTCCCCGTAATGAAAGAACAAAGAAGCGGGTCCATCGTAACTTTCTCGTCAGGGTTAGCTTCACAAGGTTGGGCGACAGCCTCTGCATATGCCACTACGAAAGCTGGGCTCATTACATTTGCCCGCTCCTTGGCCCGTGAACTCCTGTCCCACAGGATTCGAGTAAATGCTTTAGCACCGGGGGTAACGGATAGTCCTCTGTTCACAGGCCCAAACACAGAGGAAGAACAAAGCTTTTTTCGTCAGAAAGTAGGTTCTGTAGGTACGGTAGAAGATGTAGTGAAGCTCCTTTTGTTTTTGGTGTCTGATGCATCTTCAAGTTTGACGGGTTCCTTAATTAATAGGGAATTCATATTTCCTGACAGTTAG
- a CDS encoding RidA family protein, translating to MEKRELVSDQLNAPLGVFCQAIEVSNAQKLVFVSGLTSRAPDGSVIGEGDIKLQTETILKNMQAVLAESGGTLKNVVKVTAYIRDMEMFKEIHEVRAQYFEKPYPASTMVEVSRLVDPRHVIEIEAIAVIG from the coding sequence ATGGAAAAACGAGAGTTGGTAAGTGATCAACTAAATGCTCCACTAGGTGTGTTTTGTCAAGCCATTGAAGTTTCAAATGCACAAAAATTGGTCTTTGTTTCTGGATTAACGTCCAGAGCTCCTGATGGCTCCGTGATTGGTGAAGGTGATATCAAGTTACAGACTGAAACAATCCTGAAAAACATGCAAGCTGTGTTAGCTGAATCAGGAGGCACATTAAAGAACGTTGTGAAAGTAACTGCCTATATCCGAGATATGGAGATGTTTAAAGAAATTCATGAAGTTCGAGCACAGTATTTTGAGAAACCATATCCAGCTTCAACAATGGTGGAGGTGTCACGTCTAGTCGACCCCCGTCACGTCATTGAGATTGAAGCCATCGCCGTCATTGGTTGA
- a CDS encoding fumarylacetoacetate hydrolase family protein produces the protein MRFVSYQNDLGVRVGLVSNEQVLDITDDVGSIMDLIEQPKLLPQLNDLKENSSDAVWESLNGLKLLCPIHEPRRNIFCVGWNYMEHYNEGVGKRKELERELPTVPTFFTKATCAAIGPYSEIPYDPRISDNYDYEGELAVVIGKRGRNIEESEAMTYVFGYMVANDISARDLQRLHGGQWFKGKALDYTAPMGPGLITADEIPNPQQLDIQLYLNGELMQSSNTRYMIFSIPRLIAELSRGLTLLPGDILLTGTPEGVGWTRTPPVFLRDGDEVKVTVQNVGTIINKMTVVSGR, from the coding sequence GTGAGATTCGTCTCTTATCAAAACGACTTAGGTGTACGTGTAGGCCTTGTAAGTAATGAGCAAGTACTTGATATAACTGATGATGTTGGCTCAATAATGGACCTTATCGAACAGCCGAAGTTGCTGCCCCAACTAAATGACCTTAAAGAGAACAGCTCTGATGCTGTTTGGGAATCGTTGAATGGATTAAAACTATTATGTCCAATTCATGAACCGCGGCGAAATATCTTTTGTGTCGGATGGAACTATATGGAGCATTACAACGAAGGTGTAGGCAAGAGGAAGGAGTTAGAAAGAGAACTCCCGACAGTTCCAACTTTTTTTACGAAAGCTACCTGTGCGGCGATAGGTCCTTATAGTGAAATTCCCTATGACCCTCGGATCAGCGATAACTATGATTACGAAGGTGAATTAGCAGTAGTGATAGGGAAAAGAGGAAGAAACATCGAGGAATCAGAGGCGATGACGTATGTATTTGGATACATGGTTGCGAATGACATATCTGCACGTGATCTGCAACGGTTGCATGGCGGACAGTGGTTTAAGGGAAAGGCTCTAGACTATACCGCACCTATGGGACCTGGGCTTATTACCGCTGACGAAATTCCAAACCCGCAACAGCTAGATATTCAACTGTATTTAAATGGGGAGTTAATGCAGTCTTCCAATACCCGGTACATGATTTTTTCAATACCTCGTCTGATTGCCGAGTTGTCCCGTGGGTTAACACTATTGCCGGGAGACATTCTTCTAACAGGTACCCCGGAAGGTGTGGGGTGGACGAGAACGCCACCAGTCTTCCTGAGAGACGGGGATGAAGTCAAGGTTACTGTTCAGAATGTTGGTACGATTATAAATAAAATGACCGTAGTCTCCGGTAGATAG
- a CDS encoding Crp/Fnr family transcriptional regulator, which yields MSDYHFLHNSTWVESVSFDWKPYQAYGHTLSVAKHQYVFHEGGPVEYVFVVHSGRIRLCQLSSTGEEKTILVVGSNNLFGEVSAMQQDGYITSAVASCDSQLLRIPVQTFLSLFRSNSNFSEFICQSMSHKYKILSSQVTAISYTSAQYRVAQYVLELAQSYGESFETGVRISISFTHQEMANLVGTTRVTVAQIFGRLEELHMLIKDGSYFYIPSIENFRHLLDNPKASHSHSSVIKRDAL from the coding sequence GTGTCCGATTATCATTTTTTACATAATTCCACATGGGTAGAGTCTGTTTCATTTGACTGGAAACCGTATCAGGCTTATGGTCACACGTTGAGCGTCGCCAAACATCAGTATGTCTTTCATGAGGGCGGTCCGGTCGAATATGTGTTTGTTGTTCACTCCGGACGAATTCGCCTGTGTCAGTTGAGTAGTACGGGTGAAGAGAAGACCATTCTTGTTGTTGGTTCCAACAATTTATTTGGAGAAGTCAGTGCTATGCAACAAGATGGCTATATCACATCAGCTGTTGCATCCTGTGACTCTCAATTATTACGGATTCCAGTACAGACTTTTCTATCACTGTTCAGAAGTAATTCAAATTTTTCTGAGTTCATTTGCCAAAGTATGAGTCATAAGTACAAAATACTCTCGTCCCAAGTAACAGCTATTTCATATACATCCGCACAGTATAGAGTTGCACAATACGTTCTCGAGTTAGCACAGAGTTACGGTGAGTCGTTTGAGACTGGTGTTCGAATTTCCATTTCCTTTACTCATCAAGAAATGGCCAACCTTGTTGGGACAACACGTGTGACAGTTGCGCAAATTTTTGGACGGCTGGAGGAACTACATATGTTGATCAAAGATGGTTCATACTTCTATATACCTTCCATTGAAAATTTTCGTCACCTCCTTGACAATCCTAAAGCTTCGCATTCTCACAGTAGCGTGATTAAGAGAGATGCGCTGTAA
- a CDS encoding amino acid permease yields MNPENDSIFQRESGLKRELSTGQLTMIAIGGAIGTGLFMGSGIAIGYAGPAVIISFAIAALIAFLMMLSLSEMAVAHPTAGSFGVYAEKYLGNWAGFVVRYTYWAAQVIAIGGEATAVALYMNYWFPSIPKWLWILVFSLALVYVNARSVGNFGRFEYWFAMIKVVAIVLFIVLGLAIIFGIGTAATGFSNFTSHKGFMPNGFHGVWMAVLMAIFSFYGVEVVAVTSGEAKEPAKAIPRSMRAMVVRLVLFYLLSLVVMLAVVPWTQTGAKLITESPFVLVFAKIGIPAAAGIMNFVVLTAALSSMNTNLYLCTRMIFSLSRGGYAPKRLGHINKSGVPIPALLLSSAGLLVAIILNVLTPKAFNDLFGIAIFGGIFVWIMIFLTFLRFRPLTKDWELPFKAPLFPVVPIVGAVLLIAILLTMLTDSNWVAAWYFGAPFILLCGIVYYFMWGRKSPSASNDTSADIN; encoded by the coding sequence ATGAATCCAGAAAACGATAGTATATTTCAGCGGGAAAGCGGGCTAAAGCGTGAGCTTTCTACCGGACAATTGACTATGATTGCAATCGGTGGCGCCATCGGAACTGGTTTGTTCATGGGCTCGGGTATTGCCATTGGTTACGCTGGACCTGCAGTCATTATCAGCTTTGCGATTGCAGCATTGATTGCCTTTTTGATGATGCTGAGTCTCTCAGAAATGGCGGTTGCTCATCCTACAGCAGGATCCTTTGGCGTCTATGCAGAGAAGTATCTCGGCAACTGGGCTGGTTTTGTTGTCCGTTACACTTACTGGGCGGCTCAAGTCATCGCGATTGGCGGCGAAGCAACGGCTGTTGCACTCTACATGAACTACTGGTTCCCTAGTATTCCAAAATGGCTGTGGATTCTCGTCTTTTCGTTGGCTCTGGTCTACGTTAACGCAAGGTCTGTAGGTAATTTTGGAAGGTTTGAGTATTGGTTTGCCATGATTAAGGTTGTCGCTATCGTTCTCTTTATCGTTCTCGGTCTTGCGATAATCTTTGGTATCGGAACTGCAGCAACTGGATTTTCTAACTTTACCAGTCACAAAGGGTTCATGCCAAATGGGTTCCACGGTGTTTGGATGGCAGTGTTGATGGCTATCTTCAGCTTTTACGGCGTCGAAGTCGTAGCAGTAACGTCAGGAGAAGCCAAGGAGCCAGCAAAAGCGATCCCGCGGTCCATGCGTGCGATGGTTGTACGACTCGTATTGTTCTACCTGCTGTCTTTAGTCGTGATGCTCGCCGTCGTCCCGTGGACTCAGACGGGTGCCAAACTCATTACTGAAAGTCCATTTGTGCTCGTATTTGCAAAGATAGGTATTCCTGCCGCAGCCGGCATTATGAACTTTGTCGTACTTACTGCAGCTCTGTCAAGTATGAATACGAACCTCTACTTGTGTACCAGAATGATCTTTTCATTATCACGTGGAGGCTACGCACCTAAAAGACTTGGGCATATCAATAAATCAGGAGTACCTATACCGGCATTACTGCTGTCTAGTGCCGGCTTACTTGTGGCGATTATCCTTAATGTTCTGACCCCAAAAGCGTTTAACGACCTATTTGGCATTGCGATATTTGGTGGTATCTTTGTATGGATCATGATTTTTCTCACCTTCCTTCGTTTCCGTCCACTCACCAAAGACTGGGAACTGCCATTTAAGGCTCCCCTGTTTCCTGTGGTCCCTATCGTTGGAGCCGTTCTGCTTATTGCTATTCTCCTAACGATGCTAACCGATTCGAACTGGGTAGCAGCCTGGTACTTCGGTGCACCGTTTATCCTGCTCTGTGGCATCGTGTACTATTTTATGTGGGGCAGGAAATCCCCCTCCGCTTCGAACGACACATCAGCAGACATAAACTAA
- a CDS encoding FAD-dependent monooxygenase, translating to MTNRRPVIIVGAGPVGLTTALEFAKLNIPFVVVEEDATVSTLPKAGTLMPRTLEIFDNIGVVTPVLEAGLRFDEIHFVERSSDKVLVHVDMHLLRDITAFPFVLNLPQHELEPILLDAVLKSGMGTVLFNHKLVDFSQDASGCYVTVETEHGQKTLEGEYTIGCDGSHSALRKLLGVKMEGKTYPERFMVIDTQVPLDQREGRKLTYLSYVFDPNEWIIAVRQPKFWRFLFPVQEGDPDPSQEEMERKIRIAVGNLPVELVASSVYKVHHRCANRFRVGRAFLVGDAAHLITPVGGLGLNTGICDADNLPWKINMVMTGLASSDLLDTYEAERQPIAQFNAQNLADRNRRYIMMKNPVKRLIRNVALRYVEGSEKLKWQTAAQGSLLATSYNPVKRKPGGKILEGDRIPDGPLLDHSGEYVRLYNLIEKDFIALTFADARNRPVLDNDVDGFRAYLITSQDATHDTELRKRSFLDLGGRLRQRLGAQPGEVYLVRPDGYVAKVFAGNQKTALEVFYEVLGEPDGWLKPNVNWTKPADERDFG from the coding sequence ATGACAAACCGCAGACCGGTGATTATTGTTGGAGCTGGGCCAGTTGGCCTCACCACAGCCTTAGAATTTGCCAAGCTCAATATACCTTTTGTTGTGGTAGAAGAAGACGCAACGGTCTCGACGCTACCTAAGGCGGGAACGCTCATGCCGAGAACACTTGAGATATTCGACAATATTGGCGTGGTTACTCCTGTGTTGGAGGCGGGACTGCGTTTTGACGAAATTCATTTTGTTGAGAGAAGTTCAGATAAGGTACTGGTCCATGTAGATATGCATTTATTGCGAGACATTACCGCATTTCCGTTTGTTTTGAATCTACCGCAGCATGAGTTAGAGCCAATTCTTTTAGATGCGGTTTTAAAGTCTGGAATGGGTACGGTTTTATTCAATCATAAATTGGTTGATTTCTCACAAGATGCCTCAGGGTGTTACGTAACCGTTGAAACGGAGCACGGACAAAAAACGCTCGAAGGAGAGTATACAATTGGGTGCGATGGTAGTCACAGCGCCTTGAGAAAACTATTGGGTGTCAAAATGGAGGGGAAGACCTATCCTGAGCGTTTTATGGTCATAGACACTCAAGTTCCACTTGATCAAAGAGAAGGAAGGAAACTCACGTATTTATCGTATGTATTCGATCCGAACGAGTGGATCATCGCTGTTCGACAGCCAAAGTTTTGGAGATTTCTATTTCCGGTACAGGAGGGTGATCCAGACCCCAGCCAAGAAGAAATGGAACGAAAAATTAGAATTGCCGTCGGCAATTTACCAGTGGAATTAGTTGCATCTTCTGTCTATAAAGTGCACCATCGCTGTGCTAACCGTTTTCGGGTAGGAAGAGCGTTTTTAGTTGGGGATGCAGCCCATCTAATTACACCAGTTGGGGGTCTCGGATTAAATACCGGTATCTGTGATGCCGATAATCTCCCTTGGAAAATCAACATGGTCATGACAGGCTTGGCGTCATCAGACCTCTTAGATACGTATGAAGCTGAACGACAGCCCATAGCTCAGTTTAATGCCCAAAATTTAGCGGATCGGAATCGCCGCTATATCATGATGAAAAATCCTGTGAAGCGTTTGATTAGAAATGTCGCCCTACGCTATGTGGAGGGGTCGGAAAAACTGAAATGGCAGACCGCCGCCCAGGGCAGTCTTTTGGCTACAAGTTATAATCCTGTCAAACGAAAGCCAGGCGGTAAGATTTTGGAAGGCGACCGAATTCCTGACGGGCCTCTACTGGACCATAGCGGTGAGTACGTACGCTTATACAACTTAATTGAGAAGGATTTCATCGCATTGACTTTTGCTGATGCGCGTAACCGACCAGTACTGGACAATGACGTCGATGGATTTCGCGCATACCTCATCACTTCCCAAGATGCCACTCATGATACAGAACTGCGGAAAAGGTCTTTTCTGGACCTAGGGGGACGACTGAGGCAACGTCTCGGTGCCCAACCGGGAGAAGTGTATCTCGTTCGCCCGGACGGGTACGTTGCCAAAGTATTTGCGGGAAATCAAAAGACTGCGTTAGAGGTATTCTATGAAGTGCTAGGAGAGCCTGACGGCTGGCTAAAGCCAAACGTGAATTGGACGAAACCCGCCGATGAGAGGGACTTTGGTTAG
- a CDS encoding aminotransferase class V-fold PLP-dependent enzyme translates to MKLQEYRNQFPILEEKVHLGNCSQAPQSVAVMNAMQEYLDNWRTVGMDWSFWMEGVERAKASFARLIHADISEIGVVNSVSDATSMIASTLPHDEKNHVITTVGEFPTVGHVWHAHQHRNRIALDFVNSDDGFYTPALFESVMRPTTALLSVHHVAYYNGAKQNLKELAKFAHAHDSLLFVDAYQSMGTCDINVKELDIDILVTGNLKYLLGIPGIAFIYVRKSVAEQLEPTMTGWFARVNPFYFDSTHFDYGEGARRFNTGTPPVLAAFAARGGMDLIYEVGLKRIEQRIDELSAHTVAGVKARGLNLASPETIPHKGASTAIRVSDSHDVETFLMRKNIIASARGDVIRLAPHFYSKEADIDSALDAVLEWTKL, encoded by the coding sequence ATGAAACTGCAAGAATACCGAAATCAATTCCCAATTCTTGAAGAGAAAGTTCACCTAGGTAACTGCTCTCAGGCACCCCAGTCCGTTGCAGTTATGAATGCGATGCAGGAATATCTCGACAACTGGCGTACAGTCGGGATGGACTGGAGTTTTTGGATGGAGGGCGTAGAGCGGGCTAAAGCATCATTTGCCCGCCTCATCCACGCTGACATATCAGAAATTGGCGTGGTAAATTCGGTGTCCGATGCCACGTCTATGATTGCAAGCACATTGCCCCACGATGAAAAAAACCATGTCATTACTACTGTCGGGGAATTCCCAACTGTTGGACATGTGTGGCATGCCCATCAACACCGAAACCGTATTGCCCTGGACTTTGTTAACAGTGATGATGGATTCTATACTCCTGCTCTGTTCGAATCTGTAATGCGCCCCACGACTGCATTACTATCGGTACATCATGTAGCATACTACAACGGCGCCAAACAAAACTTAAAGGAGCTTGCAAAGTTTGCACATGCCCATGACTCGCTGCTTTTTGTCGATGCGTACCAATCCATGGGCACGTGTGACATCAATGTAAAGGAACTAGATATTGATATTCTCGTCACAGGGAATCTAAAATACTTGCTTGGAATTCCGGGCATAGCGTTCATTTATGTCCGTAAAAGCGTGGCAGAACAGCTTGAACCAACGATGACCGGTTGGTTTGCTCGGGTGAACCCCTTCTACTTCGACAGCACCCATTTCGACTATGGAGAAGGTGCTCGTCGCTTCAATACAGGTACTCCACCGGTACTAGCAGCCTTCGCCGCCCGCGGCGGTATGGACTTGATTTATGAAGTCGGTCTAAAGCGCATTGAACAGCGTATTGATGAATTATCCGCCCACACTGTTGCCGGTGTAAAAGCGCGGGGACTAAATCTGGCCAGTCCTGAGACGATTCCTCATAAAGGAGCAAGTACTGCTATTCGCGTGTCAGATTCACATGATGTGGAAACGTTTTTAATGCGCAAGAACATTATTGCATCTGCTCGGGGTGATGTAATTCGACTGGCACCCCACTTTTATTCAAAAGAAGCAGACATCGATTCTGCCTTAGACGCCGTCTTGGAGTGGACAAAACTTTAA
- a CDS encoding RNA polymerase sigma factor — protein MDRNKAIEEWFHQFATDIYRFLIYFTGEVENAEDLLQETFTRAYDKFYQFRHDSSPKTWLLQIARNLAIDDVRKSERNMAMDKEFIVPDLVTHDKGPEEATVVIETTRWVLNALSEMNPDFSKVLLVRGIQDLSSKDSAKILGWSVVKVNVTYHRALKAAQKIFSHSERQDEKAGVNS, from the coding sequence TTGGATAGAAACAAAGCGATAGAGGAATGGTTTCATCAATTTGCAACTGACATTTATCGTTTTCTTATTTATTTCACGGGGGAAGTTGAAAACGCCGAAGACCTGCTGCAGGAGACTTTTACACGAGCTTATGATAAATTCTATCAGTTTCGACATGACAGTTCCCCAAAGACTTGGCTATTGCAAATTGCTCGCAATTTGGCAATTGATGATGTCAGAAAGTCTGAGCGGAATATGGCTATGGATAAGGAATTTATTGTTCCGGACTTGGTAACTCATGACAAGGGCCCAGAAGAAGCGACTGTTGTGATAGAAACGACTCGATGGGTCTTAAACGCACTCAGTGAAATGAACCCCGACTTTTCTAAAGTCTTGTTAGTGCGAGGAATTCAAGATTTATCGTCAAAGGACAGCGCGAAGATACTTGGATGGTCTGTCGTAAAAGTCAACGTGACTTATCACCGTGCTTTAAAGGCAGCGCAAAAGATATTTTCTCATAGCGAACGACAAGATGAGAAAGCGGGTGTGAATTCATGA
- a CDS encoding amidohydrolase family protein translates to MKTATDRLQSSWNTWDMHAHVIPEEVLASTALREFKMSIDGQVLSLPGDRVIYSNLLDGKWISYQREGLADRLVVSLPPALLRYDLQGDMARQWTELVNAGVERIAQIYNGYLALAYLPMHEVELTLSEIDKRSQSPWAGFVIGTTIGDKHLDDSKLDVIFEALNERHSFLFVHPLKSQDRRLDRYYLQNLLGNPYETGLSMASLILSGKVSRYPQIRFCFSHAGGVTPQILGRWQQGYETRRPGLERLSESPQQAAKRLYVDTVAHNERALELAIEVFGEDHILPGTDSPFPMGESLVKSLHGLPEQQRDTILLNNFPNLLV, encoded by the coding sequence ATGAAAACAGCAACGGACAGGTTACAGTCTTCGTGGAACACATGGGATATGCATGCCCATGTGATTCCTGAAGAAGTTTTGGCCAGCACAGCCTTGCGCGAATTTAAGATGTCTATCGACGGCCAGGTTTTAAGCCTTCCGGGAGACCGGGTCATATATTCCAATCTATTGGATGGTAAATGGATAAGTTATCAGCGCGAGGGGCTAGCAGATAGACTTGTTGTATCCCTTCCCCCTGCGTTGCTGCGCTATGACCTACAGGGAGACATGGCGCGGCAGTGGACAGAACTTGTGAACGCTGGTGTTGAAAGAATTGCTCAGATATACAATGGATATTTAGCGCTCGCATATCTTCCAATGCATGAAGTTGAGTTAACGCTCTCGGAGATCGATAAACGCAGTCAGAGCCCTTGGGCAGGGTTCGTTATCGGAACTACAATCGGTGACAAGCACCTTGATGACTCAAAACTGGATGTTATTTTTGAAGCTTTGAACGAGAGACATTCTTTTCTATTTGTACATCCGTTGAAGAGCCAGGACAGGAGACTGGATAGATATTATCTACAAAATCTCTTGGGAAATCCCTATGAAACCGGGCTTTCTATGGCTTCTCTCATTTTATCCGGCAAGGTTAGCCGCTATCCGCAGATTCGATTTTGCTTTTCCCATGCCGGCGGCGTAACACCACAAATTTTGGGGCGTTGGCAGCAAGGATATGAAACCAGGAGACCGGGACTAGAGCGGTTGAGTGAGTCCCCGCAGCAAGCGGCAAAACGTCTGTACGTTGATACTGTGGCTCACAACGAACGCGCATTAGAGTTGGCTATTGAAGTCTTTGGTGAAGACCATATTCTCCCTGGGACAGACAGTCCATTTCCTATGGGGGAATCATTAGTGAAATCTTTACATGGACTCCCGGAACAGCAACGAGATACCATTCTGCTCAATAATTTCCCAAATTTATTGGTCTAG